In Nerophis lumbriciformis linkage group LG04, RoL_Nlum_v2.1, whole genome shotgun sequence, a single window of DNA contains:
- the rbm48 gene encoding RNA-binding protein 48: protein MAARGKSCWVAPEVYKHHEQKKVCISRAKYREGRKARAVKVYTINLESCYVMVQGVPAIGVMTELIQLCALYGTVQEYRPLDEYPAEDFTEVYLVKFQRITSARAAKRHMDEKSFYGGVLHVCYVPEYETVEDTRMKLQDRRRYIMWAARSKVQERELEEASNKESTSQTSTETTPEIPPSHNDLNDRVNEGESSNFEHHFGFPLLPLPPQEHPLSRCNHHVPTEDKMGTLPNAIMDAKEKTASSSHKSLVAEDRLTLSKMCPAKFVPRTTNLESRKRRMEDVVSHVLSDAMSGKNEALIGPKLEDTPIEDMEDNSLNTTVNLIRNTMKQAASVPYLGPVGKKMKPRRRI, encoded by the exons ATGGCGGCGCGTGGTAAAAGCTGTTGGGTTGCTCCGGAGGTATACAAACACCACGAACAGAAGAAAGTATGCATATCTCGGGCCAAATATCGAGAAGGGAGGAAAGCCAGGGCTGTTAAG GTGTACACCATTAATTTAGAGTCGTGTTACGTCATGGTGCAAGGGGTCCCTGCCATTGGAGTCATGACGGAGCTGATCCAGCTGTGTGCGCTGTACGgaactgtgcaagagtacagaccGTTGGATGAGTACCCTGCTGAGGACTTCACGGAGGTCTACCTTGTCAAGTTCCAGAGGATCACTAGTGCCAG GGCAGCCAAACGACACATGGATGAGAAGAGTTTTTATGGAGGTGTGCTGCATGTTTGCTATGTACCTGAGTATGAGACCGTGGAGGACACCAGGATGAAGCTGCAGGACCGGAGGAGATACATCATGTGGGCTGCTCGAAGTAAAG TCCAAGAGAGAGAGCTTGAAGAGGCATCAAACAAGGAGTCAACATCACAGACATCAACAGAAACCACTCCGGAGATCCCTCCTTCACATAATGATTTGAATGACCGGGTCAATGAAGGAGAAAGTTCCAACTTTGAACATCATTTTGGCTTTCCTTTACTGCCGCTCCCGCCTCAGGAACATCCCTTGTCGAGATGTAACCATCACGTACCAACAGAGGACAAAATGGGAACACTGCCCAACGCCATCATGGACGCTAAAGAAAAGACAGCGTCGAGCTCACATAAATCTCTTGTTGCGGAGGACAGACTGACCTTGAGTAAAATGTGTCCAGCCAAGTTTGTACCGAGGACAACAAACTTGGAGAGCAGAAAACGTAGGATGGAAGATGTTGTGTCACACGTGCTGTCTGATGCCATGTCAGGAAAAAATGAGGCACTCATTGGCCCAAAATTAGAAGACACTCCTATAGAGGACATGGAGGACAACTCGCTGAACACGACTGTCAACTTGATCAGGAACACAATGAAGCAG gcggcGTCTGTTCCTTATCTTGGACCAGTTGGAAAAAAGATGAAACCACGTCGGAGGATTTGA
- the clxn gene encoding calaxin, protein MLPLKRSKMSKRMVQKLAETMSKQVSHFNKAEVGCLIRDFHVLLEDTRTVSGLDRWKVRSILHNTFGLTNDTIMDAVFRTFDKDNDGFIGMGEWIDGLSVFLRGTLDERIKYCFQVYNLNSDHYITREEILQMLRYSLRLPGEEDPYDGIKDLVEITLKRMDHDHDDRLSFEDFERSVKEVNHVLEAFGTCLPNTSRVEAFEQRVFQVQAKH, encoded by the exons ATGTTGCCTCTAAAACggtccaaaatgtccaaaaggATGGTGCAGAAGCTCGCGGAAACAATGTCCAAACAAGTGTCCCACT TCAATAAAGCCGAGGTGGGGTGTCTTATCAGAGACTTTCATGTGTTGTTGGAGGACACACGGACAGTGAGCGGCTTGGACAGATGGAAAGTAAGAAGCATTCTGCACAACACTTTTGGACTCACAAACGACACCATCATGGATGCAG TGTTCCGGACATTTGACAAAGACAACGACGGTTTTATTGGTATGGGAGAGTGGATTGACGGACTATCGGTTTTTCTTCGCGGCACCTTGGACGAAAGAATAAAAT ACTGCTTTCAAGTGTACAACTTGAACAGTGACCACTACATCACCAGGGAGGAGATATTACAAATGCTGAGGTACAGCCTCAGACTGCCTGGGGAAGAGGACCCTTATGACGGAATCAAAGATCTGGTGGAGATCACACTCAAGAGGATG GACCACGACCACGATGACAGGCTGTCCTTTGAGGATTTTGAGAGGTCAGTGAAGGAAGTCAATCATGTGCTGGAGGCTTTTGGGACGTGCCTGCCTAACACCAGC AGGGTTGAGGCATTTGAGCAGCGTGTATTTCAAGTTCAAGCAAAGCACTGA